One Scylla paramamosain isolate STU-SP2022 chromosome 7, ASM3559412v1, whole genome shotgun sequence DNA window includes the following coding sequences:
- the LOC135102355 gene encoding uncharacterized protein LOC135102355, with protein MIPMKSLQEWAADCIAKSLLHSLCVTRLATSAFRCPVDSSQREIITQCLTNLKVHLSSLECTTASTNISNPVSRLLKQRIASVAEYISCQSQVNFLKASILKLLLLEEFVLSTGVVWEGRNAASGEDSDGDFNIGYSSSDTAYLDAFIRVLETLGPFPVEKAVICFDFQDTDNMKAVLQALFKSCTKIKSIHLAGKSVHLIALSKLKSVSKQLEELVLIDSFGSLTKDVFCVSLLGRPWIEYISSHDGRYNCLEPQFPVLKHLWYQRQNSHQGWNDSFIKTAILTYYPNLRTLNWHVNDLNHNYALTKIPGLSGKQYNLENLLLTSVDLSDSNRNTASNRLICSVDVGYLSQLFPGLLDVSLVFSRGRDCQCSRSELRGPCEARATQIIETLTNVLSECKKVESLTAGGDILHLDSILHPVLSVYGYRLKSLGLRLLSTATTKQEDIVSIVSLCANLENITITGNGILEGKPVRTPPECKWPKVRTLHFVLSVAHPENIELMQMFISASCFVESLSVSIFSLKSLCSILCRQTTIPVITLILPMLDDISDIDLDDQLCVILKHCPRMRHMYVPRRLKQWRHLQEKLWNRGVTVKFTDLLVGEC; from the exons ATGATTCCAATGAAGAGTCTTCAGGAATGGGCAGCAGATTGCATTGCCAAAAGTCTCCTGCATAGTCTGTGTGTCACTCGGCTGGCCACCAGCGCCTTTCGCTGCCCAGTGGATTCCAGCCAGAGGGAGATCATTACACAATGCCTT ACAAACCTGAAGGTGCATCTGTCCAGCTTAGAATGTACTACTGCCTCCACCAACATCAGCAATCCTGTCTCTAGACTCTTGAAGCAAAGAATTGCCTCAGTCGCAGAATATATATCATGCCAATCCCAAGTGAACTTCCTCAAAGCTTCTATTCTGAAACTACTGCTGCTAGAGGAGTTTGTACTCAGCACAGGAGTggtatgggaaggaaggaatgcagcCTCTGGGGAAGACAGTGATGGCGACTTCAACATTGGATATTCCTCATCAGACACTGCCTACCTGGATGCTTTCATCCGAGTCCTGGAGACACTGGGACCCTTTCCTGTGGAGAAGGCAGTGATCTGCTTTGATTTCCAGGATACTGACAACATGAAAGCAGTCCTGCAAGCATTGTTCAAGAGCTGTACCAAAATCAAGAGCATCCATCTGGCAGGAAAGAGCGTTCACCTGATTGCCCTCAGCAAACTAAAATCAGTCTCAAAGCAGCTAGAGGAGCTTGTGCTGATTGACTCCTTTGGGTCACTGACAAAAGATGTTTTCTGTGTGTCCCTGCTAGGACGGCCTTGGATAGAGTACATTTCTAGTCATGATGGGAGGTATAACTGCTTGGAGCCACAGTTCCCTGTATTGAAACACTTGTGGTACCAGCGACAAAACTCACATCAGGGCTGGAATGATAGCTTTATTAAGACAGCAATTCTCACTTACTACCCCAACCTACGCACACTCAATTGGCATGTGAATGACTTGAACCACAACTATGCCCTAACCAAAATCCCAGGGTTGAGTGGCAAACAGTACAACCTGGAGAACCTGCTCCTAACGTCTGTTGATCTATCTGACTCCAATAGGAATACAGCATCCAACAGGCTTATCTGCAGTGTGGATGTTGGGTATCTCTCTCAACTATTTCCCGGCCTACTAGATGTGTCTTTGGTATTTTCTCGAGGCAGAGACTGTCAGTGTTCACGCTCAGAGTTAAGGGGTCCCTGTGAAGCAAGGGCTACACAGATTATAGAGACACTTACCAATGTGCTGTCTGAGTGTAAGAAGGTGGAGTCCCTTACAGCAGGTGGGGACATTCTACATTTAGACTCTATCCTGCATCCTGTTCTTAGTGTCTATGGGTACAGGCTGAAATCTCTGGGCTTGCGGCTACTTTCTACTGCCACCACAAAGCAGGAGGACATTGTATCTATTGTCTCCTTATGTGCAAATCTTGAAAATATTACAATCACAGGAAATGGCATCCTGGAGGGAAAACCAGTGAGGACTCCTCCTGAGTGTAAATGGCCCAAAGTGAGGACATTACATTTCGTGCTTAGTGTAGCTCATCCAGAAAATATAGAATTGATGCAAATGTTTATATCTGCTTCATGTTTTGTGGAAAGTTTAAGCGTGAGTATATTTTCATTAAAGAGTTTATGTTCAATACTTTGTagacagacaactatccctGTGATAACTCTTATTTTGCCCATGCTGGATGACATATCTGACATTGATTTAGATGACCAACTGTGTGTGATATTGAAGCACTGCCCAAGAATGCGCCACATGTATGTACCCCGTAGACTCAAACAGTGGAGACACCTACAGGAAAAGCTATGGAACAGAGGAGTCACCGTAAAATTTACAGACCTCCTGGTAGGTGAATGCTGA